The following proteins are co-located in the Leptospira weilii genome:
- a CDS encoding SpoIIE family protein phosphatase, protein MISSKKQDSLLRQDSDGNLYLEDNPGLTVVFKSLLTELVRLTSAQFGIFSFRFKDGTLKSIYENLPSNMLEEAKLVSEFCFKTGQDFNLKKGDSPSKLIPSLEQNSICCVLHVGELGASSSEDQKKIFGTIFIGRSEGGEFRESDLAHLKTTARIISDLLEESFISGESSLVVLSLMTTSRVALESVQIRKQTDRFDFLLTEIIRVSGLINKSLDLSQLLEAIMLSSKSVFRTEACSVLLLDDTKEYLYFHTVLGEKRDEVTKIRVPVGKGVAGMVVRDKKPMIINDATNDPRVYREVDKASHFVTRNIMAAPLLVEGQVIGVIEAINTIDRTFFTEEDLELFLSFSGTSALAIQKTELLQNLEDANKDLRKKVSELESLFELSQVVSSAKNQADLMKHSISVIHNEMDAGKTGIFLINRKMGILTLIVCTSERTVEIFRTTNYHNSFIHRSIEEETTTVKEDIQNFAFDHELDLEYLKGSYIVLPLTQQGRNAFGVITVSDRVDKLSYNHSHLRLLQTFASLIARGHETLKLQNEMISRKVTQRSLHREIEITREIQKNILPELKAFHSNFDIGVKSVPAKEVSGDFYDYYQYQDGQYSFLVSDVSGKSLPAAIFMAMSSSIIRTLARNHDLGPEEILKQGNALIYEDSHNGMFVTTFFIHYNPAIFTLDYASAGHNEQVLIRKDGSWELIKASGPPLGVLPSANYKGGSLIVEPGDMVILYTDGAIEEKNAKDEEFGLERMIREIIVRKHLPSGQIVEELFRLVREFSGTSQLFDDFTVMILKFNDNYQFSRTFEANISSIPLFREFVYETIKVRNLEESQKDDILLACDEAGTNIVIHGYENTNLKNPKFECKIRFTGDWITIVLIDSGRVFQRKEVQKPSIEDNLSGKRKGGFGVYLIEKLMDSVDYFSEGGKNVLVLKKNFQNKASNGNNF, encoded by the coding sequence TTGATTTCGAGTAAGAAACAGGATTCCCTCCTCAGACAGGATTCTGATGGAAATCTTTATCTGGAAGATAATCCGGGTCTGACGGTCGTTTTTAAATCTCTTCTCACGGAACTCGTTCGCCTAACATCCGCGCAATTTGGAATCTTCAGCTTTCGTTTCAAAGACGGGACTCTCAAATCCATCTACGAAAATCTTCCTTCGAACATGCTCGAAGAGGCAAAGCTTGTCTCCGAATTTTGTTTTAAAACCGGCCAAGACTTCAATCTTAAAAAAGGAGATAGTCCGAGTAAGCTGATTCCCTCTTTAGAACAGAATTCAATCTGTTGTGTGTTACATGTAGGGGAATTGGGCGCTTCCTCCTCGGAAGATCAGAAGAAAATATTTGGAACGATCTTTATCGGAAGATCGGAAGGAGGAGAATTCAGAGAATCCGATCTTGCACATTTAAAAACGACCGCTCGAATCATATCCGATCTTTTGGAAGAGTCTTTCATTTCGGGAGAATCCTCTTTGGTTGTTCTTTCCCTCATGACCACTTCGAGAGTTGCCCTCGAGTCTGTGCAGATTCGAAAACAAACGGATCGTTTCGACTTTTTGTTAACCGAAATCATTCGAGTTTCCGGACTGATTAATAAATCCTTGGATCTTTCCCAACTTTTGGAAGCGATCATGCTGTCTTCCAAATCCGTATTTCGAACCGAAGCTTGTAGCGTTCTTCTTTTAGACGATACGAAGGAATATCTCTACTTCCATACGGTTTTGGGAGAAAAGAGGGACGAGGTTACGAAGATTCGTGTTCCCGTCGGAAAAGGTGTCGCGGGAATGGTCGTCCGAGACAAAAAACCGATGATCATCAACGACGCGACGAACGATCCCCGAGTTTATCGGGAAGTGGATAAGGCTTCTCACTTTGTGACGAGAAACATCATGGCAGCCCCTCTTTTGGTGGAAGGTCAAGTGATCGGAGTCATTGAGGCGATCAATACGATTGATCGAACTTTTTTTACAGAGGAGGATCTGGAACTATTTTTAAGTTTTTCGGGGACTTCGGCGCTTGCGATTCAAAAGACTGAACTTTTACAGAATTTGGAGGATGCAAACAAGGATCTTCGGAAGAAAGTGTCGGAGCTGGAGAGTTTGTTCGAACTTTCGCAGGTGGTATCTTCCGCTAAAAACCAGGCGGATTTGATGAAACATTCCATTTCGGTAATACACAACGAGATGGATGCGGGTAAGACCGGAATTTTTCTCATCAATCGGAAAATGGGAATTCTCACTTTGATTGTATGTACTTCCGAAAGGACCGTGGAAATTTTTAGAACCACGAATTATCATAACAGTTTCATTCATCGTTCCATCGAGGAGGAGACGACAACGGTCAAAGAAGATATTCAGAATTTTGCATTCGATCACGAGTTGGATTTGGAGTATCTCAAAGGGTCCTACATCGTTCTTCCGCTCACACAGCAGGGTAGAAATGCTTTCGGAGTAATTACCGTTTCGGATCGGGTGGATAAACTTTCGTACAATCATTCCCATCTCAGACTGTTACAAACCTTTGCATCCTTGATCGCGAGAGGACACGAAACGTTAAAGCTTCAGAATGAGATGATTTCCAGAAAAGTGACGCAACGTTCCTTGCATAGAGAGATCGAGATCACAAGGGAGATTCAAAAAAATATTCTTCCCGAATTGAAAGCGTTTCATTCCAACTTCGATATAGGAGTTAAGTCCGTTCCTGCTAAGGAAGTTTCGGGCGATTTTTACGATTATTATCAATATCAGGATGGACAGTATTCTTTTCTCGTATCGGACGTATCCGGAAAAAGTCTTCCCGCCGCGATTTTTATGGCGATGAGTTCTTCCATTATTCGTACGCTTGCCAGAAATCACGATTTAGGTCCGGAAGAGATTCTCAAACAAGGAAACGCTCTCATCTATGAGGATTCGCATAACGGAATGTTTGTGACTACGTTTTTCATTCATTACAATCCAGCGATCTTCACTTTGGATTACGCGTCAGCGGGTCACAACGAGCAGGTTTTGATTCGAAAGGACGGTTCTTGGGAGCTCATCAAAGCTTCCGGTCCTCCTCTGGGAGTGCTTCCATCCGCTAACTACAAAGGAGGAAGTTTGATCGTGGAACCGGGGGATATGGTGATTCTTTATACCGACGGAGCGATTGAAGAAAAAAATGCGAAAGACGAAGAGTTCGGTTTGGAAAGAATGATACGGGAAATCATTGTAAGAAAACATCTTCCTTCCGGACAAATCGTCGAAGAACTTTTCAGACTTGTGCGAGAATTTTCGGGAACCTCCCAACTCTTTGACGATTTTACGGTGATGATCTTAAAGTTCAACGATAACTATCAATTCTCCCGGACTTTTGAGGCGAATATTTCGTCGATTCCTCTGTTCAGAGAATTCGTTTATGAAACGATCAAGGTTAGAAATTTGGAGGAATCTCAGAAAGACGATATTCTTTTGGCTTGCGACGAAGCCGGTACGAATATCGTAATACACGGCTATGAGAATACGAATCTGAAAAATCCAAAGTTCGAATGTAAAATACGCTTTACAGGTGATTGGATTACTATTGTATTAATTGATTCTGGGAGAGTCTTTCAGAGAAAAGAAGTTCAAAAGCCTTCGATTGAGGACAATCTGAGCGGAAAAAGAAAAGGCGGATTCGGAGTTTATCTGATCGAAAAGCTTATGGATTCGGTCGATTATTTCAGCGAAGGCGGAAAAAACGTTTTAGTTCTCAAAAAGAATTTTCAAAATAAGGCTTCGAATGGAAATAACTTCTGA
- a CDS encoding chemotaxis protein CheW: MNALEENQFLTFYLGEECYGIGILHIKEIIEYSGLTNVPLMPEFIPGVINLRGNVVPVVDLKHKFFKSKIEPDRKTCVIIVEIHSERNGDQKEKTDLGILVESVNEVISIPENDIEPAPTFGSKIKVDFILGMAKQENGFIIILNTEKILNLEELTSLEESQSEVFAENA, encoded by the coding sequence ATGAACGCTTTGGAGGAAAATCAGTTTTTAACGTTTTATCTAGGAGAGGAATGTTACGGAATTGGAATATTACATATCAAAGAGATAATTGAGTATTCCGGTTTGACAAACGTCCCCCTAATGCCGGAATTTATTCCGGGAGTCATCAATCTTCGCGGGAACGTGGTTCCCGTCGTGGATCTGAAACACAAGTTCTTTAAGAGTAAAATAGAACCGGATCGTAAAACATGCGTAATCATCGTGGAAATTCATTCGGAACGAAACGGAGACCAAAAAGAAAAAACGGACTTGGGAATTCTTGTTGAATCGGTCAATGAAGTCATTTCGATTCCGGAAAACGATATCGAACCGGCACCTACTTTCGGTTCCAAAATCAAAGTGGATTTTATCCTAGGAATGGCTAAACAGGAAAACGGGTTCATAATAATTTTGAACACGGAAAAAATTCTGAACTTAGAAGAACTAACGTCCCTGGAAGAAAGTCAATCAGAGGTATTTGCAGAAAACGCATGA
- a CDS encoding STAS domain-containing protein: protein MEITSEIKNHSKIIHLIGNLDVHNTHKIESAFIDQVKTGVSRILVLDLSSVEFVSSAGLRIIVAALRICKEKDVEFRLAGIKPAVKKVFEIIDMNSMFSIFETLEAAIK, encoded by the coding sequence ATGGAAATAACTTCTGAAATTAAAAATCATTCCAAGATCATTCATTTAATCGGAAACCTAGACGTTCATAACACACATAAGATCGAGTCCGCGTTTATCGATCAGGTCAAAACTGGAGTTTCTCGTATATTAGTTTTAGATCTTTCTTCCGTCGAATTCGTATCATCTGCAGGACTTAGAATCATCGTCGCCGCTCTGCGAATCTGTAAAGAAAAAGACGTGGAGTTCAGGCTCGCCGGAATCAAACCGGCGGTGAAAAAAGTTTTTGAAATCATCGATATGAATTCTATGTTCAGCATTTTTGAAACCCTCGAAGCTGCCATAAAATAG
- a CDS encoding biotin/lipoyl-containing protein, with the protein MIDFHNNRIQFHQSNSPWIRSFSLESIKCLIVCRGPVRKEAMEIFDSIGIREYGILLSEKDSVVYPMALAPELRGFRFPNNIHRVPDYMGVGKEEKVERIEQIISVAKDNKYTHIFAGYGFMAEDAEFIEAIEKSGVVFMGPASHVANQAGSKDAAKKIARKLDVSVTPGVDNISSLALLTKAPDAKALEKLAKEKGIDFSFDSSVSLEVNAENLLELGYSKIIELVTIADLQVEAERETKKIWEKYPKNRIRFKYIGGGGGKGQRVVSKIEEVKGAVQEILSESKVTAPGTNKNFLIELNIENTRHNEIQLIGNGEWCLALGGRDCSVQMHEQKLLELSLTQELLEKEIASCSTTHPKKAEVLKGDLKVLREMEEQSERFGAAVKLNSVSTFESIVEGTNHFFMEVNTRIQVEHRVTEMVYSLKFKNLENPNEFFVVDSLIEAMALLSLHGKRLPKPERILKFSSGAEVRINATNKAIQPHAGGVIMNWSKPLPDEIRDDQGISIRNPDMGLFVHYKVAGAYDSNIALLISHGENRTDNLIRLGNILRKTELRGFDLSTNLLVHYGLIHWILGKDAMFKPSTAFMISYLAGVGALEKIVKDVDLEIAWKKVISEATSPEARKVLGRKLTLITRPISKLLKDAHLVAGFIGFHLNHSWRISGSKIEWLRNPIYVLSDLYHYLNMEADPSLSPSEQIWDHDNEILQKALSFYRELSKRTGIPADSIELVVNLNSGKTISGIDSEILPSVFQSHNGFQVGLELLKLLPSAGLNSGFYNLEVDEKLEALIPEEFRKAETRDAFIKFLAPPPKASSDEIVAPMGGMFYSKEAPDLPPMVKVGDHFKAGQPLFIVEVMKMFNKISAPFSGTVKEILLNDSDGKIISKGQTIFKIVPDEVIHIETEAEIAERKKKTTLSLV; encoded by the coding sequence ATGATCGACTTTCACAACAATCGTATTCAATTTCATCAATCCAATTCTCCTTGGATCCGTTCCTTCTCTTTGGAATCGATCAAATGTCTGATCGTATGTCGGGGACCGGTCCGAAAAGAAGCGATGGAAATTTTTGATTCGATCGGAATTAGGGAATACGGAATTCTTCTTTCCGAAAAAGATTCGGTCGTTTATCCTATGGCTCTTGCTCCGGAACTCAGAGGGTTTCGTTTTCCGAATAATATCCACCGTGTTCCCGATTATATGGGAGTGGGTAAGGAAGAAAAAGTGGAGAGAATCGAACAGATTATCTCCGTTGCAAAAGACAACAAGTACACTCATATTTTTGCCGGATACGGCTTTATGGCGGAAGATGCCGAGTTTATCGAAGCGATCGAAAAGAGCGGAGTTGTTTTTATGGGACCCGCTTCCCATGTTGCGAATCAAGCCGGTTCCAAGGATGCGGCTAAAAAGATCGCAAGAAAACTCGACGTATCCGTAACTCCCGGCGTAGATAATATTTCCTCTCTTGCGCTTTTAACGAAAGCTCCCGATGCAAAAGCTCTCGAAAAACTCGCAAAAGAAAAAGGAATCGATTTCAGTTTCGATTCTTCCGTTTCTCTGGAAGTAAACGCGGAGAACTTGCTAGAATTGGGATATTCTAAAATTATAGAGCTTGTCACGATTGCCGATCTTCAAGTCGAAGCGGAAAGGGAAACGAAGAAAATTTGGGAAAAATATCCTAAGAATAGAATTCGTTTCAAATACATCGGCGGAGGCGGTGGAAAGGGACAAAGGGTCGTTTCCAAAATCGAGGAAGTAAAAGGCGCCGTTCAAGAAATTCTTTCCGAATCGAAAGTGACCGCTCCCGGGACCAATAAAAACTTCCTGATCGAGTTGAATATCGAGAACACAAGACACAACGAGATACAGCTCATCGGAAACGGAGAATGGTGTTTGGCTCTGGGAGGCAGGGATTGTTCCGTTCAGATGCACGAACAAAAGCTTCTTGAGCTTTCTCTCACTCAAGAGTTGCTCGAAAAAGAAATCGCTTCTTGTTCGACGACTCATCCGAAAAAAGCCGAGGTTCTCAAAGGAGATCTGAAAGTTCTTCGGGAAATGGAAGAACAGTCTGAACGTTTTGGAGCGGCCGTAAAGCTAAATAGCGTTTCCACCTTCGAATCTATCGTAGAAGGAACCAATCATTTCTTTATGGAAGTGAACACTCGGATTCAGGTGGAACACAGAGTCACCGAGATGGTGTATTCTTTGAAGTTTAAAAATCTTGAAAATCCGAACGAATTTTTCGTAGTGGACAGTTTGATCGAGGCTATGGCTCTTCTTTCTCTTCACGGAAAAAGACTTCCGAAACCGGAAAGGATTCTTAAATTTTCTTCCGGAGCGGAAGTTCGTATTAATGCGACCAACAAAGCGATCCAACCGCACGCTGGTGGAGTTATCATGAACTGGTCCAAACCTCTTCCGGATGAAATCCGAGACGATCAGGGAATCAGTATCCGGAATCCGGATATGGGTCTATTCGTACATTATAAAGTAGCAGGTGCTTACGATTCCAACATCGCGCTTCTCATCTCTCACGGTGAAAACCGCACGGACAATTTAATCCGACTCGGAAACATCCTAAGAAAAACGGAACTCAGAGGTTTCGACCTTTCCACGAACCTTTTGGTTCATTATGGTTTGATCCATTGGATTCTTGGAAAGGACGCTATGTTCAAACCTTCCACTGCGTTTATGATTTCCTATCTTGCGGGGGTAGGGGCTCTGGAAAAGATTGTGAAAGACGTGGATCTGGAGATCGCTTGGAAAAAAGTAATTTCTGAGGCCACTTCTCCTGAAGCGAGGAAAGTTTTAGGAAGAAAGCTGACTCTCATTACTAGACCGATCAGCAAGTTGCTTAAAGACGCTCACTTAGTTGCGGGATTTATAGGGTTTCATTTGAATCATTCCTGGAGGATTTCCGGTTCTAAGATCGAATGGCTTCGAAATCCGATTTATGTGCTTTCGGATCTTTACCATTATCTGAATATGGAAGCGGATCCGAGTCTTTCCCCTTCCGAACAGATCTGGGATCACGACAATGAAATTCTTCAGAAGGCACTTTCTTTTTATCGAGAACTTTCTAAAAGAACCGGGATTCCCGCGGATTCGATCGAACTTGTTGTAAATTTGAATTCTGGTAAAACGATTTCCGGAATCGACTCGGAGATTTTACCTTCCGTTTTTCAATCGCATAACGGCTTTCAGGTGGGTTTAGAACTGCTCAAACTTCTTCCTTCTGCCGGACTAAACTCCGGATTTTACAATTTGGAAGTGGATGAAAAGTTGGAAGCTCTCATTCCGGAAGAATTTAGAAAGGCCGAAACAAGAGACGCTTTCATTAAATTTCTCGCTCCGCCTCCGAAGGCAAGTTCCGACGAGATCGTAGCTCCAATGGGAGGAATGTTTTATTCCAAAGAAGCTCCTGATCTTCCCCCAATGGTAAAAGTAGGGGATCACTTCAAAGCGGGGCAGCCCCTCTTTATTGTGGAAGTCATGAAAATGTTCAATAAGATCTCGGCTCCTTTCAGCGGGACCGTAAAAGAAATTTTGTTAAACGACAGTGACGGAAAGATCATTTCCAAAGGCCAGACGATTTTCAAAATCGTTCCGGACGAAGTGATTCATATTGAAACCGAAGCGGAAATTGCGGAAAGAAAAAAGAAAACTACGTTAAGCCTGGTTTAG
- a CDS encoding protein-glutamate methylesterase/protein-glutamine glutaminase, whose protein sequence is MIQVFIIDDSAVVRQVLTQILNKDPEIEIIGFASDPIFASEKLSSVWPDVFILDVEMPRMDGISFLKKIMSEKPTPVIICSTLKESETAVLAMKLGAIDIIEKPKVGLKNFLEESEVLFTDSVKAASASGAQIKLHSFQDGDSKFFENHKQTKADFSKISTTDKLIAIGTSTGGTQALEYILTRLNIHCPGIVIVQHMPEKFTEAFANRLNQICEIQVKEAKDRDRIQLGSAYIAPGNKHMEIYLNGTQFHVRVLDGPLINRHRPSVDVLFNSVAKIAGRNAKGIIMTGMGNDGANGLLKMKQTGAFTIAQDETSCVVFGMPKEAILKGAADTVLPLSKIVEEVQYF, encoded by the coding sequence ATGATTCAAGTTTTTATCATCGACGACTCTGCAGTCGTTCGCCAAGTTCTCACACAAATTCTAAATAAGGACCCTGAAATTGAAATCATAGGTTTTGCATCCGATCCCATTTTTGCATCGGAAAAACTTTCTTCGGTTTGGCCGGACGTTTTTATACTCGACGTGGAAATGCCCCGCATGGATGGAATTTCTTTTTTAAAAAAGATCATGTCGGAAAAGCCGACTCCGGTGATCATATGTTCCACACTCAAAGAATCTGAGACTGCAGTACTTGCGATGAAGTTAGGTGCGATCGATATCATCGAAAAGCCCAAAGTCGGATTAAAAAATTTTTTAGAAGAATCGGAAGTTCTTTTTACAGATTCGGTAAAAGCGGCATCAGCTTCCGGCGCGCAGATCAAACTTCATTCTTTTCAGGACGGAGACTCGAAATTCTTCGAGAATCACAAACAAACCAAAGCGGATTTTTCCAAAATTAGCACAACGGATAAATTGATCGCAATCGGAACCTCCACAGGAGGAACGCAGGCGCTCGAATATATCCTCACCCGATTGAACATTCACTGTCCCGGAATCGTTATCGTTCAACACATGCCGGAAAAATTCACAGAGGCGTTTGCCAATCGATTGAATCAAATCTGCGAGATCCAAGTCAAAGAGGCCAAGGACAGAGACAGAATCCAACTTGGTTCTGCATACATCGCGCCCGGCAACAAACACATGGAAATTTATCTCAACGGAACTCAATTTCACGTTCGAGTTTTAGACGGTCCGCTAATCAATAGACATCGTCCTTCCGTGGACGTACTTTTCAATTCCGTCGCAAAGATCGCCGGTAGAAACGCAAAAGGGATCATTATGACCGGAATGGGTAACGATGGGGCAAACGGACTTTTGAAGATGAAACAAACCGGAGCTTTTACAATCGCACAAGACGAAACGAGCTGTGTGGTTTTCGGCATGCCGAAAGAAGCGATTTTGAAAGGAGCCGCGGACACGGTCCTTCCGCTCTCAAAGATTGTAGAAGAGGTTCAGTACTTCTAA
- a CDS encoding chemotaxis protein CheD has product MTEPDTVRDIFLQPGGFCWGRRDLRIRTLLGSCISICFWNPALFYGGMAHVMLPSRSDYDASLNAKYADDAIRLFFEKIEQTGGKASQYQIKLFGGASMFSTEEEKLLEIKSVRDIGMKNIRSIKEFLSKNRLPITSEDLGGFSHRRIFFSLWDGEIYVEKPEFS; this is encoded by the coding sequence ATGACGGAACCGGATACTGTAAGGGATATATTTCTACAACCCGGAGGTTTTTGTTGGGGAAGAAGGGATCTGAGAATCAGAACCTTACTCGGCTCCTGCATATCGATTTGTTTTTGGAATCCCGCTCTTTTTTACGGAGGGATGGCACACGTTATGCTTCCATCAAGATCAGATTATGACGCCTCTTTAAACGCGAAATATGCTGACGACGCCATTCGATTGTTTTTTGAAAAAATAGAACAAACGGGAGGAAAAGCCAGTCAATATCAGATCAAACTTTTCGGCGGGGCCTCCATGTTTTCTACGGAAGAGGAAAAACTCCTCGAAATTAAATCCGTCCGAGACATAGGAATGAAAAACATTCGTTCCATTAAGGAATTCTTAAGTAAGAATCGACTCCCGATCACTTCCGAAGACCTGGGAGGATTTTCCCATAGAAGAATTTTCTTTTCTCTTTGGGACGGAGAAATCTACGTGGAAAAACCGGAGTTTTCATGA
- a CDS encoding acyl-CoA carboxylase subunit beta, with the protein MSEAKYSLENPFQSTTEPDVLKTRGLYEEANELGKELLNKPLTGGGVDRILVQHSKERMTVWERIKVLTEKEPNILYQNWGKSLDGASLVTGILNINGRDVAVYGHDFTLRAGSMDATNGNKLARLIYMAGEHGIPLIGMNDSAGAYVPAGVGGLDGYSEAFTALRKISGVVPSLMLMFGFNAGGGAYLPRQGSFMIQCDNTFFGLTGPGVVKSVLGEDISADDLGGPKVHGQSGVVDIVTGDELGSLRTALRLLSYLPDNNHSFAPFHATSDPTDRFIYEEEILFKKTFNSPTGMNTPFDITLYLQNICDHGQYFEIQGQRSRNLVTAFGRIGGHVIAFVANNSAVSSGQIDIGAARKGTRFIRFCNLYNIPIVFLEDTTGFLPGKEQEQNGIVLEGRKLLDSIIDIRTPRLTLIIRNAFGGAYACFNSYHTGADMVFALPTARIAVMGPAGKDYVYKDEVSSIQKEYQENVRKGMSEKEAIVVRDKKLQVLSTQYERELMNPKEALSLGSVSRIVLPGTTRSILFQNLDYLIRHYKPAPLSGPQREFE; encoded by the coding sequence ATGTCCGAAGCAAAGTATTCACTGGAAAATCCATTCCAATCCACGACCGAACCTGACGTTCTTAAAACCCGCGGCCTCTACGAAGAGGCGAACGAGTTAGGAAAAGAACTCCTCAACAAACCACTCACAGGAGGAGGTGTCGACAGAATCCTCGTTCAACATTCCAAAGAAAGGATGACTGTTTGGGAAAGAATCAAGGTTCTTACGGAAAAAGAACCCAACATTCTTTATCAAAACTGGGGAAAAAGTTTGGATGGAGCTTCTCTGGTTACCGGAATTTTAAACATCAACGGTAGGGACGTGGCGGTTTACGGTCACGATTTCACTCTTCGTGCTGGTTCGATGGATGCGACTAACGGAAATAAACTTGCCAGATTGATCTATATGGCAGGAGAGCACGGAATTCCTTTGATTGGAATGAACGATTCTGCCGGAGCATATGTTCCTGCGGGAGTGGGTGGACTGGACGGTTATAGCGAGGCGTTTACGGCGCTTCGGAAAATCAGCGGAGTCGTTCCGAGTTTGATGCTCATGTTCGGATTCAACGCGGGAGGAGGGGCTTATCTTCCCCGTCAAGGATCGTTTATGATCCAATGTGATAATACTTTCTTCGGTTTAACGGGCCCCGGGGTCGTTAAATCGGTCTTAGGCGAAGATATCTCCGCGGATGATTTGGGCGGGCCCAAAGTTCATGGGCAAAGCGGGGTGGTTGATATCGTAACCGGCGACGAGTTGGGATCTCTTAGAACCGCTCTTCGTTTGCTTTCTTATCTGCCGGATAACAATCATTCTTTTGCACCGTTTCATGCTACTTCCGATCCCACGGATCGATTTATCTACGAAGAGGAGATTCTATTTAAGAAAACCTTTAATTCTCCTACGGGAATGAACACGCCTTTCGATATCACTTTGTATTTGCAGAATATCTGTGATCACGGACAATACTTCGAAATCCAGGGACAACGTTCCAGAAACTTAGTCACCGCTTTTGGAAGAATCGGCGGGCATGTGATAGCATTTGTCGCAAACAACTCGGCCGTTTCTTCCGGACAGATCGATATCGGTGCCGCGAGAAAAGGAACCAGATTTATCCGTTTCTGCAACCTCTACAATATACCGATCGTTTTCTTGGAGGATACGACAGGGTTTTTACCCGGAAAAGAACAGGAACAAAACGGGATCGTTCTCGAAGGAAGAAAACTTCTGGATTCCATCATTGACATCCGCACTCCTCGTCTAACACTGATTATTCGAAATGCGTTCGGAGGAGCGTACGCTTGTTTTAACTCGTATCACACGGGAGCGGACATGGTATTCGCTCTTCCTACCGCTAGGATTGCGGTGATGGGACCGGCGGGTAAAGACTACGTCTACAAGGACGAAGTATCCTCAATCCAAAAAGAATATCAGGAAAACGTAAGGAAGGGAATGTCCGAAAAAGAAGCGATCGTCGTCCGCGACAAAAAACTTCAAGTTCTTTCCACACAGTACGAAAGGGAACTGATGAATCCGAAAGAAGCCCTTTCGTTGGGTTCCGTTTCCAGAATTGTTCTTCCCGGAACAACCAGAAGTATCCTTTTTCAAAATCTGGATTATTTAATTCGACATTATAAACCGGCCCCATTGTCCGGACCTCAAAGGGAGTTTGAGTAA